The nucleotide sequence TTACCTTTATTTTGGTTGTATTTGCTTATAAAACAACTAACAAAGACATACTTTGTTTCAGAAAAAAGTCTCAGTTTAGAAgtatataaaaagttaaaatcccCCCATCCCTTCCTCAGTTATCTTAGTTACCTCTCTTCCTCAAGGATAACTATTAATTTGATAAACATTACAACAGTCTGTTTCTCATATACatttacaaacacacatatatatatagtgtgtacatgtatacatattcatatatacacataaatatacatgtaaacAAAAAGAATACTATACCTAgagcttattatttttttcactaaGCAATCTTTTTATTATCTTCAATAGATACTGCTCTTCTTCATATTTCTTCACTGCTACGTATTCTAACCTTTCTAAATTTCTCTTTTAGGAAAAAACTCAAGAACAGCATGAAGCGATAggcaaaagcaataaaaatatgtcccagtatttaaaagaaaaacttaacaGTGAAATCATTGCCCATAAAAGAGAATCACAGGGCAGTGACAATGTCCAAGAAacaaataatgatgataatgaagaTGAGGGGGAAGATGAAGAAGATGAtgcagaagatgaagaagaagatGAAGGAAAAGAAGACAGTGAAGAGAGTGATCAAACAAAAAGAGGGGAGGAAGGTGAGATAAAGGAGCAAATAAAAAATGGTGAGAACACGGGCCAACAGGTAACTAGTAAAGTAACTGAAGAACAGAAAGGCAGACCAGAGGCTCAAgacaaaattgagaaaaaaatatcaaaattggATCCCAAGAAGTTAGCTCTAGATACCAGTTTTTTGAAAGTAAGTGCAAGGCCCTCCGGAAACCAAACGGACCTGGATGGGAGCTTAAGGCGAGTGAGACAAAATGACCCTGACATGAAGGAACTCAACCTGAACAACATTGAAAACATCCCCAAAGAAATGTTGCTGGACTTTGTCAAcgcaatgaagaaaaacaaacacgTCAGAACCTTCAGTTTAGCGAACGTGGGTGCGGATGAGAACGTAGCATTCGCCTTGGCTAACATGTTGCGTGAAAATAGGAGCATTAGCACTCTCAACATAGAGTCCAATTTCATCACAGGCAAGGGCATCGTGGCCATCATGCGGTGTCTCCAGTTTAACGAGACACTCACCGAACTTCGGTTTCACAATCAGAGACATATGCTGGGCCACCACGCTGAAATGGAAATAGCCAGGCTTTTGAAAGCGAATAACACTCTCCTGAAGATGGGCTACCATTTTGAGCTTCCAGGTCccagaatggtggttaccaatCTGCTCACCAGGAATCAGGATAGACAAAGGCAGAAAAGGCAAGAAGAACAGAAACAGCAGCAGCTCAAAGAGCAGAGGAAGTTAATTGCCATGTTGGAGAATGGGCTGGGGCTGCCCCCTGGGATGTGGGAGATGCTGGGAGGACCAATGCCGGATTCCCGGACGCAGGAGTTCCTCCAGACTCCTCCTCCTCGACCTCCCAACCCCCAAGCAGCCCCCTTCAGTCGACAAAATGAAGTGACAAAAAAACCATCGCAGCCGCCGAAGTACAGGACGGACCCCGACTCCTTCCACGTGGTGAAGCTGAAGAGGATCCAGCGCAAATCTCGGATGCCAGAAGCCAGAGAGCCACCTGAGAAAACCAATCTCAAAGATGTGATCAAAACGCTCAAACCCGTGCCGAGAAACAGGCCACCCCCGTTGGTGGAAATTACCCCCCGAGATCAGCTCTTGAACGACATTCGTCACAGTAACATCGCCTATCTTAAACCTGTAAGTAGGAGAAGGGAGAAATGGTGAACACAGGGCTACAGTAAATCTCTCCCGACTCTATTCCCTGTTCGTTTTAACACCAGGACATTCTCACTAATTGTCACTAACTGAGGGAAACCCGTCAGCATTACTGGTAGATCTAAATTATTGGTTATCCTCAAAGACACAATCTATATGACTGCTGTAACCAGGATACTAACAGCCCACATTTATGAAGCATTTAGTATGGGCCACATCCATTATATGAATTAACTCTTACAATCACCTTAACAATCCTgtaaggtaggtattattattctccCTGTTTTATaagaaggaaattgaggcttagagatGTTAAATAACATTTCTAGAAAAGACTCAGAAGTGGTTGAGTTGACTTTGAAATTCAGTCCTGAGCATCCCTGGTCAAGCTTTTGTTCACTCCTGCCACACAGAACTGACAAGCTGAGATCCCCAGGGAACTGCTGCAGAAATAAGTAAGAATGAGGCCTAATTAGGCCAGTCATTTGTGGATAAGTGCTTCTGTAGGgctttaaaaagttctttttcaGTAGATGAGTGGATACCACCTGCTATTGCAATTATACTCTTTATATTTTAGGTAGGCGGACAATAATAAATTTAAGATTAATGTCTCCATGAATAAATggagctttaaaatattttactgttatttcagttttcttattatGACTCACTGTTACTACTGCTGACAGACAAAAATGTTCCATTCCTTTCAGCTTAAGttacagaaataaatttttttatagtCATTACTATGAGGGGATTTATAGAGGCTGAAAGTTGTGTGTCCAATGGCCACAGGTGGTTGATAATTAACTGCattgttttaaaatctaataTGTAATTTAGCCACAATATTACATTAATAAAATAGTCAATATGTTATGCCATCAGAGAGTCACAGTTTTTTCAAGATAGTTGAACCATTTCCATGTAAGCTTGTTTTTTCCCCTGCTTTAAAGAGATTTATATTCTAAGACAATACAGGGAGTTtgctggcagcccagtggttaggatttagCACTCTCAtagctgagggcccaggttcaatccctggtccatgaactaagatccttcaagcTGTGTTGTATGGCCTCCcgcaaaaaaaaatccacaaatatgATTGTTActtattcacatatatatgtatgtccctTATTCCCATCCCCTAGAAATACAGAATTGACAATATTTCCTTCTTCTAAATCAAAGATGACTTTCAGCTGTGACTTAGAGGGATTCTGAGTCTTCCTGTGGCAGGGGCCAGGCTGAGAGTGCTAGAGGTCACATGAGATCGGGCCGGAGATCTCTGCCTGCCCTTGGGCACAGTATCAACACTTTCTGCACCTGCTCTTCTCCAGGCAGCCAGACCTCTGCAGGGGGTGAATCAGGGTGCTGTTTTGAGAGAGGCTAGGGCTATCACTCTGTAACCAGTTGTCAAGGCAAATCCCGGCTGCCGTGGTGGCTAGACAGTCAGAAAATAGCACTGGTCCGAAAAGAGTAAAGagaagtctttttaaaatctgCATTAAAGGTGGAATGTAGACTCGGAGTAGACAAAAGGATGAAGGTTAGATGATCATCTGACCCCTCTCCCTGCCTTCTgaaggaatatgaaaaaaaagtgaaagtgatcaGTCATggccgagtctttgcgacccatggactgtagcctgccaggctcctttgtttgtggaattctccaggcaggaatactggagtgggtagccattctgttctccagggaatcttttcgacccaggaatcaaacccaggtctccttcattgcaggcagattctttatcatctgagtgaccagggaagccctcggaAGGAAGATTCTCCTGAGCAAATCTGCTTTGCCTGGAGTGGGCTGAATTTCATCATCCATTTGTAATAAATACTTGTCTAGTGCTGCCATGTGTCAGGCACCATGAGCAGTGAGTAAGACAGGTATAGTCGTAACCGCATGGAGCTTACAGTGttggttttctcattttcatGGTCAAGATACTCTCTGCCTTTTAGTTAACTGAGGACACTTCAGCTTTGAGTCTAGATTCTAGAGCAAAAGGTATTAAGATAAATTCACGGTAATAATCACCAAACTGCCATACTCTAGTAAGTACTACATTTACTATTTTCAATAAGTTCTTGATTGGTATCAGttttaagttgtgtgtgtgtgtttaatgtccactcagaaagaaaaatacatagcAAAGTGAACTCTGATACAGTTTGTGAATGGGGGTCTTGTACATCAGTCTTTGCTTTGAAATGTCTTTTATCTATTCCATGGGATTGGcatcttctcctgctttcagttgCCTGGCTTGGCTTGCAATAGACATCTCTTGACATGTATCTTAGATACAAAATACCACACAACTTCATCAGCGTGGTCCTATAAAATGCTCTgcaagaaaaatgtgaaaatgcaTCATCCAGCTGACAAAAATTCACTTGACTGACATCAGTTCGCTTGGTACTGCTGCATTTTTGTGCCTTGCTGCATACATAATAAATGTCTGCTTTAATGCTGACTCTTAGTACAGTCTCtcttaaaagacatttttttatctttttcttttgaaatcatTTGAAATGTGTGGAAGTTTGAAAGAGTAGAAAGAATTCTTACAGACCCAACACAATTTCTCCTATTTGCTTTGTCATCCTTTAAGGGTATTTTAAATACCTCTGCGTGTATTTAATTCCAGCAGGACACAGCAGTGGAAGTGCTAATGGTATGAAAAGCTATACTGTGCTTGTGCGGCCGCCTGCAGCCAGCTACTATAAAACACTATTGACTGTGAGATGCTTTCTGATGTAGGGGATATGGAAACATCAGAAAACGCGCATCTTAGACTCGGTGAAATATTGTAAATGCCATCTGTGGTGAAATTTCAGGATCTCAGCAGAAAAGAGCTATTTTTGGCTGGTCAAATGAGACACAGCGACACTCACTTTAAGGAGGTAAAACTAAAGATTATGGGGGTTCCCCCTCCCCTCTTGATTGGAGGACAGAGATGTTCTTTAAACCACCAGATTTTCAAATATGAAGTTAAAATTCAATTTAGAAATCTTGTCATTCTTTCTACTGATGCTCCTACCTAAAACTCTAAATGTCCATAAACATACTTAGAACTTATttactcttaaaggaaaaaagttttttttctctcattgacTTGGagatattatttttgtattttctagagCATAGATCATGAAATactcagtttatattttaaatttatgggttttttttcccttttaatgttTATTCTCTCCCCATCACATGCTTCTGACTTGGGATTCCAGAATTGAAGTTGCTAGcagaaaataaaggacaaaatctGTATTCTTTCTTGGCTCAAGTGCTGCCTCCTCCAAGACATTGCCTGTTTAAATCATTTTAAGAGAGATGTATTCTGTGGGCCAGGTATTGAAAACTAGAGGACTTAAAACCCAACCTGCAGGCCTATTTTGTTTGGCTGGAGTATTATTgtacaaattataaaatatccCGCGATAATATCCACGTATCTGGCAGCATTTGAAACATCAGATCTAGCCACATGGGCCTGAATATGCATGGCACAAATAAGCTGAATTGGTGGTGGTTTCTCCCTTGAGATAGGTAATGGACTCTCCAGTTTTAACTCAGTCTCCACCATGCCCCACTTCCTGGAACCTGGCCTTTTTCACTCATTTGGATTGCTTATTGGACTCCTGTAGAATTTTTTAGTTTATTGTGTTGTTGTGTTTAGCTATGTTTTAAAGGACTTTGTCTTATCTAACTGAATTTATTAATCACTAATTTATTTCCCTCTGAGTTGGTAACTCTGAGTCAATATGATGCCAGCCCAAAAGAAAGATGTTAGACTGGTATAGACATATCCTTCATTGATAAATATATGATTTcctttcaacttaaaaaatttgGTGGCCTGCTCACTGCCAGCCATCCCAGATGAGTATCTGTACTTGCACTGAGATAGAAATCTCATGTGCAGAAACTATATAATTTACAGAGACCAACTGCATTTATATCATATGCAATTtttggaagtgaaagtgtcagttgctcagttgtatcctactctttgcaaccccatggactgtagcccaccaggctcctctgtccatggggattttctaggcaagaatactggagtgggtagccattcccttttccaggggatcacaggtttgatccctggggcaggaggatctcttggaggagggcatagcaacccactccagtattcttgcctggaaaatccctgtggacagaggagcctggcgggctacagtccatgaggttgcaaagagtcggacacaactgagcaactaacactatgcaacctttcggttcagttcagttcagtcgttcagttgtgtccgactctttgtgaccccatggactgcagcatgccaggcctccctgtccatcaccaacttctggagtttactcaaactcatgtccattgagttggtcatgccatccaaccatctcatcctctgtcatccccttctcctcctgccctcagtctttcccagcatcagggtcttttccaatgagtcaactcttcacatcaggtggcctaagtattggagtgtcagcttcaacatcagtccttccagtgaatactcaggactgatttcctttaggatggactggttggatctccttgcagtctaagggactctcaagagtcttctccaacaccacagttcaaaaacatcaattcttctgcactcagctttctttgtagtccagctctcacatccgtacatgactactggaaaaaccatagccttgactagacgaacctttgttggcaaagtaatgtctctgctttttaatatgctgtctacgttggtcataactgtcttccaaggagcaagaatcttttaattttatggctgcagtcaccatctgcagtgattttggagccccccaaaataaagtctgacactattcccactgtttctccatctatttgccatgaagtgatgggaccagatgccatgatcttcgttttctgaatgttgagttttaagccaactttttcactctcctctttcactttcatcaagaggctcttagttcctcttcactttctgccataagggtggtgtcatctgcatatctgaggttattgatatttctcccagcaatcttgattccagcttgtgcttcatccagcccagtgtttctcatgatgtattctgcatataagttaaataagcagggtgaccatatacagccttgacgtactccttttcctatctggaaccagtctgttgttccatgtccagttctaactgttgcttcctgacttggatacagatttctcaagaggcaagtcaggtggtctagtattcccatctgtttcagaatcttccaaagtttgtcatgatccacacagtcaaaggctttggcatagtcagcaaagcagaaatacatgtttttttctggaactctcttgcttttttgatgatccagcggatgttagcaattttatctctggttcctctgccttttctaaaaccagcttgaatatctggaaattcatggttcatgtattgctgaagcctggcttggagaattttgagcattactttactagcatgtgagatgagtgcaattgtgcggtagtttgagcattctttggcattgcctttctttgggattggaatgaaaactgaccttttccagtcctgtggccactgctgcattttccaaatttgctggcatattgagtgcagcactttcacagcatcatctttcaggatttgaaagagctcaactggaattccatcacctccactagctttgttcgtagtgatgctttctaaggcccacttgacttcacattccaggatgtatggctctaggtgactgatcacaccatcgtgattatctgggtcatgaagatcttttttgtacagttcttctgtgtattcctgccacctcttcttaatgtcttctgcttctgttaggtccataccatttctgtcctttatcgagcccatctttgcatgaaatgttcccttggtatctctaattttcttgaagagatctctattctttcccattctattgttttcctgtatttctttgcactgatcactgaagaaggctttcttacctctccttgctattctttggaactctgcattcagatatgtatatctttccttttctcctttgcttttcacatctcttcttttcccggctatttgtaaggcctcctcagatagccattttgcttttttgcatttctttttcttggggatgatcttgatccctgtctcctgtacaatgtcacgaacctctgtccatagttcatcaggcacgctgtctatcagatctagtcccttaaatctatttcttacttccactgtataatcgtaagggatttgatttaggtcatacctgaatggtctagtggttttccttactttcttcaatttaagtctaaatttggcaataaataattcatgatctgagcaacagtcagttcctggtcttgtttttgctgact is from Bos taurus isolate L1 Dominette 01449 registration number 42190680 breed Hereford chromosome 22, ARS-UCD2.0, whole genome shotgun sequence and encodes:
- the LMOD3 gene encoding leiomodin-3 codes for the protein MSEHSRSSDQEEIDGEIDEEEILATLSPEELKELQSEMEVMAPDPRLPVGMIQKDQTDKPPTGNFDHKSLVDYMYWQKASRRMLEDERVPLTFVPTKEKTQEQHEAIGKSNKNMSQYLKEKLNSEIIAHKRESQGSDNVQETNNDDNEDEGEDEEDDAEDEEEDEGKEDSEESDQTKRGEEGEIKEQIKNGENTGQQVTSKVTEEQKGRPEAQDKIEKKISKLDPKKLALDTSFLKVSARPSGNQTDLDGSLRRVRQNDPDMKELNLNNIENIPKEMLLDFVNAMKKNKHVRTFSLANVGADENVAFALANMLRENRSISTLNIESNFITGKGIVAIMRCLQFNETLTELRFHNQRHMLGHHAEMEIARLLKANNTLLKMGYHFELPGPRMVVTNLLTRNQDRQRQKRQEEQKQQQLKEQRKLIAMLENGLGLPPGMWEMLGGPMPDSRTQEFLQTPPPRPPNPQAAPFSRQNEVTKKPSQPPKYRTDPDSFHVVKLKRIQRKSRMPEAREPPEKTNLKDVIKTLKPVPRNRPPPLVEITPRDQLLNDIRHSNIAYLKPVQLPKELA